A single region of the Pelecanus crispus isolate bPelCri1 chromosome 10, bPelCri1.pri, whole genome shotgun sequence genome encodes:
- the ZSWIM8 gene encoding zinc finger SWIM domain-containing protein 8 isoform X3: MELMFAEWEDGERFSFEDSDRFEEDSLCSFISEAESLCQNWRGWRKQSAGPNSPTVKMKDGLVIPLVELSAKQVAFHIPFEVVEKVYPPVPEQLQLRIAFWSFPENEEDIRLYSCLANGSADEFQRGEQLFRVRAVKDPLQIGFHLSATVVPPQMVPPKGAYNVAVMFDRCRITSCSCTCGAGAKWCAHVVALCLFRIHNASAVCLRAPVSESLSRLQRDQLQKFAQYLISELPQQILPTAQRLLDELLSSQSTAINTVCGAPDPTAGPSASDQSTWYLDESTLSDNIKKTLHKFCGPSPVVFSDVNSMYLSSTEPPAAAEWACLLRPLRGREPEGIWNLLSIVREMFKRRDSNAAPLLEILTDQCLNYEQITGWWYSVRTSASHSSASGHTGRSNGQSEVAAHACASMCDEMVVLWRLAVLDPTISPQRRRDLCSQLRQWQLKVIDNVKRGQHKKSLEKLFQGFKPAVEACYFNWEEAYPIPGITYSSTDKKNSFCWVKAIQQRSCRLQCAETACEAGRTHGQEPGGPCLQPGDRLRPSPQEPAVRPKELTGKRKVVSETPQRVLRRLSAEGDKAVYKTAVGKAKLPVSKGLTSKHSGKRRMSSEDSSLEPDLAEMSLDDSSLALGAEASNTFSFTESPLSRSYRDTFEEDGGVYFSEGPEPSVRSSSMAKKSPKDPVGEMGSGDDDLPSADENSGGVSLKPEEVGENGAAGGGDDGEEEDDYQVYYLNPQEVAKEDDEKAEGGNEEEQDIFAGIKPLEQENRMEILFACAEALYAHGYSNEACRLTVELARDLLANPPDLKVEQPPTKGKKNKVSTSKQTWMATNTLSKAAFLLTVLSERLEYHNLAFRIGMFALELQRPPASTKALEVKLAYQESEIVALLKKIPLGTNEMNTIRGRAEELREGTLCDYRPVLPLMLASFIFDVLCTPVVSPTGSRPPSRNWNNEMPGDEELGFEAAVAALGMKTTVSEAEHPLLCEGTRREKGDLALALMITYKDDQSKLKKILDKLLDRESQTHKPQTLSSFYSSSKPTVANQKSPSKHAAQSTAAIQQLPGTSVTQQAAVSTAVQSSPENFVEKSAQESSQRSPCEPAVESTVLKQEGKVPSRLALGNRGGYNGRCWGSPVRQKKKHTGMASIDSSAPETTSDSSPTLSRRPLRGGWATTSWGRGQDSDSISSSSSDSLGSSSSSGSRRASGGARAKTVEVGRYKGRRLESHAPHVPNQPSEAAAHFYFELAKTVLIKAGGNSSTSIFTHPSSSGGHQGPHRNLHLCAFEIGLYALGLHNFVSPNWLSRTYSSHVSWITGQAMEIGSAALNILVECWDGHLTPPEVASLADRASRARDSNMVRAAAELALSCLPHAHALNPNEIQRALVQCKEQDNLMLEKACMAVEEAAKGGGVYPEVLFEVAHQWYWLYEQTVGGTPAQREGATGCSASGARAASEAARGLTDNRVTSEPTTVTVAAAVTAAATVMPVISVGSTMYQQHTMAGPAMAHTHTQGLHPYTTLQTHIPCNPQYIGHTIQHMPRPAVFPVPGSAYPQGVHPAFIGAQYPYSVTTPSLAATAVSFPGVPVPSMTQIAVHPYHSETGLSLSSNVASVNYVHQFCVGAAKGVLSPFVLQEIIMEALQRLNPAHVHNHLRTPAFHQLVQRCQQAYLQYIHHRLIHLTPADYDDFVNAIRSARSAFCLTPMGMMQFNDILQNLKRSKQTKELWQRVSLEMTTFSP, from the exons GTTTCCATCTGAGTGCCACTGTGGTACCCCCACAGATGGTGCCACCCAAAGGTGCATACAACGTGGCGGTGATGTTTGATCGATGCAGGATCACATCGTGCAGCTGTACCTGCGGAGCTGGGGCCAAGTGGTGTGCTCACGTCGTGGCGCTCTGCCTCTTCCGGATACACAAT gcaTCTGCGGTATGCTTACGAGCACCTGTTTCTGAGTCCTTGTCTCGGCTGCAAAGAGACCAATTGCAAAAATTTGCTCAGTACCTAATCAGTGAACTTCCACAACAG ATTCTTCCAACTGCTCAGCGCTTGCTGGATGAGCTGCTATCCTCTCAGTCTACTGCCATCAACACAGTGTGTGGAGCCCCAG ATCCCACTGCTGGACCCTCTGCATCAGATCAAAGCACCTGGTACTTAGATGAATCTACTCTGAGTGACAACATAAAGAAAACCCTTCATAAATTCTGTGGACCCTCTCCTGTTGTTTTCAG TGACGTGAATTCAATGTATCTCTCTTCCACGGagccaccagctgctgctgagtggGCCTGTCTCCTGCGTCCCCTGCGAGGAAGAGAGCCTGAAGGAATCTGGAACCTGCTTTCCATTGTGCGGGAGATGTTCAAGAGGCGGGATAGCAATGCAGCTCCTTTGCTGGAGATTCTGACTGACCAGTGTCTCAACTATGAGCAG ATAACCGGGTGGTGGTACAGTGTGCGAACATCTGCATCACACAGCAGTGCTAGTGGGCACACAGGACGCAGCAATGGCCAGTCAGAAGTAGCTGCTCATGCCTGTGCAAGTATGTGTGATGAGATGGTGGTTCTTTGGAGGCTGGCTGTCCTTGACCCGACTATTAGTCCACAGAG GCGCAGGGACCTTTGCTCACAGCTCAGGCAGTGGCAGCTGAAAGTCATAGATAATGTTAAGAGGGGTCAGCACAAGAAGTCACTGGAGAAGCTCTTCCAGGGTTTCAAGCCAGCTGTGGAAGCCTGTTACTTCAACTGGGAGGAAGCTTATCCCATTCCAGGGATCACATATAGCAGCACTGACAAGAAGAACTCATTCTGTTGGGTAAAGGCCAtccagcagaggagctgccgGTTGCAGTGTGCAGAAACTGCCTGTGAGGCTGGTAGAACCCATGGACAGGAGCCTGGGGGACCATGTCTGCAACCTGGGGACAGGCTGCGTCCCTCTCCCCAGGAGCCAGCAGTTCGTCCGAAGGAACTTACTGGAAAGCGGAAAGTTGTCTCTGAAACGCCGCAGAGGGTTCTGAGACGACTTTCAGCAGAAGGTGATAAAGCTGTGTATAAGACTGCAGTGGGCAAAGCGAAGTTGCCAGTGAGCAAAGGCTTGACCAGTAAACATAGTGGGAAACGCCGCATGAGCAGTGAAGACAGCTCTCTGGAGCCGGACTTGGCAGAGATGAGCCTGGATGACAGCAGCTTGGCTCTGGGGGCAGAAGCCAGCAACACGTTTAGTTTTACAGAAAGCCCACTGAGCAGGAGCTACAGGGACACCTTTGAGGAGGATGGTGGGGTGTACTTCTCTGAGGGACCTGAGCCCAGTGTCAGGAGCAGTTCCATGGCCAAGAAATCGCCCAAGGATCCTGTTGGAGAAATGGGTAGTGGTGATGACGACCTGCCTTCCGCAGATGAGAACAGTGGTGGTGTGAGCCTGAAGCCGGAAGAAGTGGGAGAGAATGGTGCAGCAGGGGGAGGGGAtgatggagaagaggaagatgatTACCAGGTATACTATCTGAATCCACAAGAGGTAGCCAAGGAAGATGATGAGAAAGCTGAAGGGGGAAATGAAGAGGAGCAGGATATATTTGCTGGTATAAAGCCTCTGGAGCAGGAGAACCGGATGGAG ATCCTGTTTGCCTGTGCAGAGGCCCTGTATGCACATGGATACAGTAATGAAGCTTGCCGCTTAACCGTAGAGCTCGCCAGGGACCTACTGGCCAACCCTCCAGATCTCAAAGTGGAGCAGCCACCAACTAAG GGCAAAAAGAACAAGGTATCAACCAGCAAGCAGACTTGGATGGCAACCAACACCTTGTCTaaagctgctttcctgctgACTGTGTTGAGTGAGCGGCTAGAGTACCACAACCTGGCCTTCCGAATAGGAATGTTTGctctggagctgcagagacCACCTGCCTCTACAAAGGCTCTGGAG GTGAAGCTGGCATATCAGGAGTCTGAGATTGTAGCCCTCTTGAAGAAGATTCCTTTGGGCACTAATGAGATGAACACTATTCGAGGAAGAGCTGAAGAACTGAGAGAAGGGACATTATGTGATTACCGTCCTGTCCTGCCGCTGATGTTGGCTAGCTTTATATTTGACGTCCTGTGCACTCCAG TGGTTTCTCCTACAGGCTCTAGACCCCCAAGCCGTAATTGGAATAATGAAATGCCTGGAGACGAAGAGCTTGGTTTTGAggcagctgttgctgctcttg GCATGAAAACAACTGTCAGTGAAGCAGAACATCCTCTGTTGTGTGAAGGCACCCGAAGGGAGAAAGGGGATCTGGCACTAGCCCTGATGATTACTTACAAGGATGATCAGTCTAAGCTGAAGAAG ATTTTAGACAAACTCCTAGACAGAGAGAGTCAAACTCACAAACCACAGACTCTGAGTTCGTTCTACTCATCCAGCAAGCCTACAGTAGCAAATCAAAAATCTCCTTCCAAACACGCTGCCCAGTCCACTGCAGCAATCCAGCAGCTTCCAGGGACTTCTGTCACTCAGCAAGCTGCTGTAAGCACTGCAGTCCAGAGCAGTCCTGAGAACTTCGTGGAGAAGAGTGCACAGG AGAGCTCTCAGAGGTCCCCCTGTGAGCCAGCTGTGGAGTCCACTGTCTTGAAACAAGAGGGAAAGGTCCCCAGTCGTCTGGCCCTTGGAAACCGAGGTGGATACAATGGGAGATGCTGGGGTTCACCTGTcaggcagaagaagaaacacacaG GTATGGCTAGTATTGACAGCAGTGCTCCTGAAACCACCTCTGACAGTTCTCCAACACTCAGTCGGCGTCCGCTACGTGGGGGATGGGCAACAACATCCTGGGGCAGAGGACAGGACAGTGACAGCATCAGCAGTTCTTCAAGCGATTCGCTGGGATCTTCCTCTTCCAGTGGCAGTAGGAGAGCTAGTGGGGGAGCCCGTGCAAAGACTGTGGAAGTTGGCAG ATATAAAGGGAGGCGGTTGGAGAGCCATGCTCCTCATGTCCCAAACCAGCCCTCAGAAGCAGCTGCTCACTTCTACTTTGAACTGGCCAAGACAGTCCTTATCAAAGCAGGTGGAAACAGCAGTACCTCCATCTTCACCCACCCTTCCTCCAGTGGTGGGCACCAGGGACCACACCGCAACCTTCACCTCTGCGCCTTCGAGATTGGGCTGTATGCACTAGGGCTGCACAACTTTGTGTCTCCCAACTGGCTCTCTCGAACTTACTCCTCCCATGTCTCTTGGATCACAG GGCAGGCCATGGAGATTGGTAGCGCAGCCTTGAACATCTTGGTGGAGTGTTGGGATGGACATCTGACTCCCCCGGAGGTGGCATCGTTGGCAGACAGAGCTTCACGGGCCAGAGACTCCAACATGGTGCGGGCTGCTGCTGAACTGGCACTCAGCTGCCTGCCCCATGCCCATGCCCTGAACCCAAATGAGATCCAGAGGGCTCTGGTGCAGTGTAAGGAACAG GACAATCTGATGCTGGAAAAGGCCTGTATGGCAGTAGAAGAGGCAGCCAaaggaggtggtgtgtacccAGAAGTCCTCTTTGAAGTAGCTCACCAGTGGTACTGGCTTTATGAACAGACTGTTGGTGGGACCCCAGCGCAGAGAGAAGGTGCCACTGGCTGCAGTGCCAGTGGTGCGCGGGCTGCCTCTGAAGCAGCACGTGGGTTGACAGACAACCGGGTGACCTCTGAGCCGACCACTGTTACAGTGGCAGCTGCGGTAACGGCAGCAGCAACAGTCATGCCGGTGATCTCTGTGGGGTCGACTATGTATCAGCAGCATACAATGGCAGGGCCGGCAATggcacatacacacacgcaaGGCCTCCACCCTTACACCACCCTTCAGACTCACATCCCCTGTAATCCCCAGTATATTGGACACACTATCCAGCACATGCCGCGCCCAGCTGTCTTCCCGGTGCCTGGCTCAGCGTACCCGCAG ggtGTCCATCCAGCATTCATAGGAGCACAGTACCCTTATTCGGTAACAACACCATCATTGGCAGCTACGGCAGTGTCATTCCCTGGTGTGCCGGTCCCATCCATGACACAGATTGCGGTGCATCCCTATCACAGTGAGACAGGACTGTCGCTGTCTTCCAATGTAGCGA GTGTAAACTACGTGCATCAGTTTTGTGTTGGTGCAGCCAAGGGTGTGCTGAGCCCTTTTGTGCTCCAGGAGATCATCATGGAAGCTCTGCAGAGGCTCAACCCTGCCCATGTGCACAACCACCTGCGCACCCCAGCCTTCCACCAGCTGGTGCAGAGGTGCCAGCAGGCCTACTTGCAG TACATCCATCATCGGCTGATCCATCTCACTCCAGCTGACTACGATGACTTTGTGAATGCCATCCGCAGCGCCAGAAGCGCCTTCTGCCTGACTCCCATGGGCATGATGCAGTTTAATGATATTCTCCAGAACCTAAAGCGCAGCAAGCAGACAAAGGAGCTGTGGCAAAGGGTCTCTCTGGAAATGACCACCTTCTCGCCGTGA
- the ZSWIM8 gene encoding zinc finger SWIM domain-containing protein 8 isoform X4, which yields MELMFAEWEDGERFSFEDSDRFEEDSLCSFISEAESLCQNWRGWRKQSAGPNSPTVKMKDGLVIPLVELSAKQVAFHIPFEVVEKVYPPVPEQLQLRIAFWSFPENEEDIRLYSCLANGSADEFQRGEQLFRVRAVKDPLQIGFHLSATVVPPQMVPPKGAYNVAVMFDRCRITSCSCTCGAGAKWCAHVVALCLFRIHNASAVCLRAPVSESLSRLQRDQLQKFAQYLISELPQQILPTAQRLLDELLSSQSTAINTVCGAPDPTAGPSASDQSTWYLDESTLSDNIKKTLHKFCGPSPVVFSDVNSMYLSSTEPPAAAEWACLLRPLRGREPEGIWNLLSIVREMFKRRDSNAAPLLEILTDQCLNYEQITGWWYSVRTSASHSSASGHTGRSNGQSEVAAHACASMCDEMVVLWRLAVLDPTISPQRRRDLCSQLRQWQLKVIDNVKRGQHKKSLEKLFQGFKPAVEACYFNWEEAYPIPGITYSSTDKKNSFCWVKAIQQRSCRLQCAETACEAGRTHGQEPGGPCLQPGDRLRPSPQEPAVRPKELTGKRKVVSETPQRVLRRLSAEGDKAVYKTAVGKAKLPVSKGLTSKHSGKRRMSSEDSSLEPDLAEMSLDDSSLALGAEASNTFSFTESPLSRSYRDTFEEDGGVYFSEGPEPSVRSSSMAKKSPKDPVGEMGSGDDDLPSADENSGGVSLKPEEVGENGAAGGGDDGEEEDDYQVYYLNPQEVAKEDDEKAEGGNEEEQDIFAGIKPLEQENRMEILFACAEALYAHGYSNEACRLTVELARDLLANPPDLKVEQPPTKGKKNKVSTSKQTWMATNTLSKAAFLLTVLSERLEYHNLAFRIGMFALELQRPPASTKALEVKLAYQESEIVALLKKIPLGTNEMNTIRGRAEELREGTLCDYRPVLPLMLASFIFDVLCTPVVSPTGSRPPSRNWNNEMPGDEELGFEAAVAALGMKTTVSEAEHPLLCEGTRREKGDLALALMITYKDDQSKLKKILDKLLDRESQTHKPQTLSSFYSSSKPTVANQKSPSKHAAQSTAAIQQLPGTSVTQQAAVSTAVQSSPENFVEKSAQESSQRSPCEPAVESTVLKQEGKVPSRLALGNRGGYNGRCWGSPVRQKKKHTGMASIDSSAPETTSDSSPTLSRRPLRGGWATTSWGRGQDSDSISSSSSDSLGSSSSSGSRRASGGARAKTVEVGRYKGRRLESHAPHVPNQPSEAAAHFYFELAKTVLIKAGGNSSTSIFTHPSSSGGHQGPHRNLHLCAFEIGLYALGLHNFVSPNWLSRTYSSHVSWITGQAMEIGSAALNILVECWDGHLTPPEVASLADRASRARDSNMVRAAAELALSCLPHAHALNPNEIQRALVQCKEQDNLMLEKACMAVEEAAKGGGVYPEVLFEVAHQWYWLYEQTVGGTPAQREGATGCSASGARAASEAARGLTDNRVTSEPTTVTVAAAVTAAATVMPVISVGSTMYQQHTMAGPAMAHTHTQGLHPYTTLQTHIPCNPQYIGHTIQHMPRPAVFPVPGSAYPQGVHPAFIGAQYPYSVTTPSLAATAVSFPGVPVPSMTQIAVHPYHSETGLSLSSNVAIGSVHAGSTFPAIQGASLTTLSSQPNSLVTGGFPAEDEQHSQPVSPQGLHYLHSAYRVGMLALEMLGRRAHNDHPNNFSRSPPYTEDVKWLLGLAAKLDR from the exons GTTTCCATCTGAGTGCCACTGTGGTACCCCCACAGATGGTGCCACCCAAAGGTGCATACAACGTGGCGGTGATGTTTGATCGATGCAGGATCACATCGTGCAGCTGTACCTGCGGAGCTGGGGCCAAGTGGTGTGCTCACGTCGTGGCGCTCTGCCTCTTCCGGATACACAAT gcaTCTGCGGTATGCTTACGAGCACCTGTTTCTGAGTCCTTGTCTCGGCTGCAAAGAGACCAATTGCAAAAATTTGCTCAGTACCTAATCAGTGAACTTCCACAACAG ATTCTTCCAACTGCTCAGCGCTTGCTGGATGAGCTGCTATCCTCTCAGTCTACTGCCATCAACACAGTGTGTGGAGCCCCAG ATCCCACTGCTGGACCCTCTGCATCAGATCAAAGCACCTGGTACTTAGATGAATCTACTCTGAGTGACAACATAAAGAAAACCCTTCATAAATTCTGTGGACCCTCTCCTGTTGTTTTCAG TGACGTGAATTCAATGTATCTCTCTTCCACGGagccaccagctgctgctgagtggGCCTGTCTCCTGCGTCCCCTGCGAGGAAGAGAGCCTGAAGGAATCTGGAACCTGCTTTCCATTGTGCGGGAGATGTTCAAGAGGCGGGATAGCAATGCAGCTCCTTTGCTGGAGATTCTGACTGACCAGTGTCTCAACTATGAGCAG ATAACCGGGTGGTGGTACAGTGTGCGAACATCTGCATCACACAGCAGTGCTAGTGGGCACACAGGACGCAGCAATGGCCAGTCAGAAGTAGCTGCTCATGCCTGTGCAAGTATGTGTGATGAGATGGTGGTTCTTTGGAGGCTGGCTGTCCTTGACCCGACTATTAGTCCACAGAG GCGCAGGGACCTTTGCTCACAGCTCAGGCAGTGGCAGCTGAAAGTCATAGATAATGTTAAGAGGGGTCAGCACAAGAAGTCACTGGAGAAGCTCTTCCAGGGTTTCAAGCCAGCTGTGGAAGCCTGTTACTTCAACTGGGAGGAAGCTTATCCCATTCCAGGGATCACATATAGCAGCACTGACAAGAAGAACTCATTCTGTTGGGTAAAGGCCAtccagcagaggagctgccgGTTGCAGTGTGCAGAAACTGCCTGTGAGGCTGGTAGAACCCATGGACAGGAGCCTGGGGGACCATGTCTGCAACCTGGGGACAGGCTGCGTCCCTCTCCCCAGGAGCCAGCAGTTCGTCCGAAGGAACTTACTGGAAAGCGGAAAGTTGTCTCTGAAACGCCGCAGAGGGTTCTGAGACGACTTTCAGCAGAAGGTGATAAAGCTGTGTATAAGACTGCAGTGGGCAAAGCGAAGTTGCCAGTGAGCAAAGGCTTGACCAGTAAACATAGTGGGAAACGCCGCATGAGCAGTGAAGACAGCTCTCTGGAGCCGGACTTGGCAGAGATGAGCCTGGATGACAGCAGCTTGGCTCTGGGGGCAGAAGCCAGCAACACGTTTAGTTTTACAGAAAGCCCACTGAGCAGGAGCTACAGGGACACCTTTGAGGAGGATGGTGGGGTGTACTTCTCTGAGGGACCTGAGCCCAGTGTCAGGAGCAGTTCCATGGCCAAGAAATCGCCCAAGGATCCTGTTGGAGAAATGGGTAGTGGTGATGACGACCTGCCTTCCGCAGATGAGAACAGTGGTGGTGTGAGCCTGAAGCCGGAAGAAGTGGGAGAGAATGGTGCAGCAGGGGGAGGGGAtgatggagaagaggaagatgatTACCAGGTATACTATCTGAATCCACAAGAGGTAGCCAAGGAAGATGATGAGAAAGCTGAAGGGGGAAATGAAGAGGAGCAGGATATATTTGCTGGTATAAAGCCTCTGGAGCAGGAGAACCGGATGGAG ATCCTGTTTGCCTGTGCAGAGGCCCTGTATGCACATGGATACAGTAATGAAGCTTGCCGCTTAACCGTAGAGCTCGCCAGGGACCTACTGGCCAACCCTCCAGATCTCAAAGTGGAGCAGCCACCAACTAAG GGCAAAAAGAACAAGGTATCAACCAGCAAGCAGACTTGGATGGCAACCAACACCTTGTCTaaagctgctttcctgctgACTGTGTTGAGTGAGCGGCTAGAGTACCACAACCTGGCCTTCCGAATAGGAATGTTTGctctggagctgcagagacCACCTGCCTCTACAAAGGCTCTGGAG GTGAAGCTGGCATATCAGGAGTCTGAGATTGTAGCCCTCTTGAAGAAGATTCCTTTGGGCACTAATGAGATGAACACTATTCGAGGAAGAGCTGAAGAACTGAGAGAAGGGACATTATGTGATTACCGTCCTGTCCTGCCGCTGATGTTGGCTAGCTTTATATTTGACGTCCTGTGCACTCCAG TGGTTTCTCCTACAGGCTCTAGACCCCCAAGCCGTAATTGGAATAATGAAATGCCTGGAGACGAAGAGCTTGGTTTTGAggcagctgttgctgctcttg GCATGAAAACAACTGTCAGTGAAGCAGAACATCCTCTGTTGTGTGAAGGCACCCGAAGGGAGAAAGGGGATCTGGCACTAGCCCTGATGATTACTTACAAGGATGATCAGTCTAAGCTGAAGAAG ATTTTAGACAAACTCCTAGACAGAGAGAGTCAAACTCACAAACCACAGACTCTGAGTTCGTTCTACTCATCCAGCAAGCCTACAGTAGCAAATCAAAAATCTCCTTCCAAACACGCTGCCCAGTCCACTGCAGCAATCCAGCAGCTTCCAGGGACTTCTGTCACTCAGCAAGCTGCTGTAAGCACTGCAGTCCAGAGCAGTCCTGAGAACTTCGTGGAGAAGAGTGCACAGG AGAGCTCTCAGAGGTCCCCCTGTGAGCCAGCTGTGGAGTCCACTGTCTTGAAACAAGAGGGAAAGGTCCCCAGTCGTCTGGCCCTTGGAAACCGAGGTGGATACAATGGGAGATGCTGGGGTTCACCTGTcaggcagaagaagaaacacacaG GTATGGCTAGTATTGACAGCAGTGCTCCTGAAACCACCTCTGACAGTTCTCCAACACTCAGTCGGCGTCCGCTACGTGGGGGATGGGCAACAACATCCTGGGGCAGAGGACAGGACAGTGACAGCATCAGCAGTTCTTCAAGCGATTCGCTGGGATCTTCCTCTTCCAGTGGCAGTAGGAGAGCTAGTGGGGGAGCCCGTGCAAAGACTGTGGAAGTTGGCAG ATATAAAGGGAGGCGGTTGGAGAGCCATGCTCCTCATGTCCCAAACCAGCCCTCAGAAGCAGCTGCTCACTTCTACTTTGAACTGGCCAAGACAGTCCTTATCAAAGCAGGTGGAAACAGCAGTACCTCCATCTTCACCCACCCTTCCTCCAGTGGTGGGCACCAGGGACCACACCGCAACCTTCACCTCTGCGCCTTCGAGATTGGGCTGTATGCACTAGGGCTGCACAACTTTGTGTCTCCCAACTGGCTCTCTCGAACTTACTCCTCCCATGTCTCTTGGATCACAG GGCAGGCCATGGAGATTGGTAGCGCAGCCTTGAACATCTTGGTGGAGTGTTGGGATGGACATCTGACTCCCCCGGAGGTGGCATCGTTGGCAGACAGAGCTTCACGGGCCAGAGACTCCAACATGGTGCGGGCTGCTGCTGAACTGGCACTCAGCTGCCTGCCCCATGCCCATGCCCTGAACCCAAATGAGATCCAGAGGGCTCTGGTGCAGTGTAAGGAACAG GACAATCTGATGCTGGAAAAGGCCTGTATGGCAGTAGAAGAGGCAGCCAaaggaggtggtgtgtacccAGAAGTCCTCTTTGAAGTAGCTCACCAGTGGTACTGGCTTTATGAACAGACTGTTGGTGGGACCCCAGCGCAGAGAGAAGGTGCCACTGGCTGCAGTGCCAGTGGTGCGCGGGCTGCCTCTGAAGCAGCACGTGGGTTGACAGACAACCGGGTGACCTCTGAGCCGACCACTGTTACAGTGGCAGCTGCGGTAACGGCAGCAGCAACAGTCATGCCGGTGATCTCTGTGGGGTCGACTATGTATCAGCAGCATACAATGGCAGGGCCGGCAATggcacatacacacacgcaaGGCCTCCACCCTTACACCACCCTTCAGACTCACATCCCCTGTAATCCCCAGTATATTGGACACACTATCCAGCACATGCCGCGCCCAGCTGTCTTCCCGGTGCCTGGCTCAGCGTACCCGCAG ggtGTCCATCCAGCATTCATAGGAGCACAGTACCCTTATTCGGTAACAACACCATCATTGGCAGCTACGGCAGTGTCATTCCCTGGTGTGCCGGTCCCATCCATGACACAGATTGCGGTGCATCCCTATCACAGTGAGACAGGACTGTCGCTGTCTTCCAATGTAGCGA TAGGAAGTGTCCATGCAGGATCAACGTTCCCAGCGATTCAGGGGGCTTCCTTGACAACTCTGTCCTCACAGCCCAACTCCCTTGTTACAGGGGGTTTTCCTGCCGAGGATGAGCAGCACAGTCAGCCTGTGAGCCCCCAGGGTCTGCACTACCTCCACTCCGCATACCGAGTTG GGATGCTGGCTCTGGAGATGCTTGGCCGAAGAGCTCACAACGACCATCCCAACAACTTCTCCCGCAGCCCACCCTACACAGAGGATGTAAAATGGCTCCTTGGGTTAGCTGCAAAGTTAG ACAGGTGA